A single Thermoanaerobacterium sp. RBIITD DNA region contains:
- a CDS encoding Fur family transcriptional regulator, whose amino-acid sequence MKDEMLSDIIKILKSDGIKITVERRLLVNAFISNPDIHFDFDKLIYIVKKEKPHYGIATLYRNLKLLTKKGIVLENVIEEKKYYELMMFNKQQIHAHLICKYCGNIDEYSNPDLIKYIEKIDKTYDFDVYHGDLNFYGICSKCKKNN is encoded by the coding sequence ATGAAAGATGAAATGTTATCAGATATAATAAAAATTTTAAAGTCGGATGGTATAAAAATAACTGTTGAGAGACGGTTGTTAGTAAATGCATTTATAAGCAATCCAGATATACATTTTGATTTTGACAAATTGATTTACATTGTTAAAAAAGAAAAACCCCACTACGGAATCGCAACTCTTTACAGAAATTTAAAACTTTTAACAAAAAAAGGCATAGTATTAGAAAATGTAATCGAAGAAAAAAAGTACTATGAGCTTATGATGTTTAATAAACAGCAAATTCATGCGCATTTAATATGTAAATATTGTGGAAATATAGATGAATATAGTAATCCGGATTTAATAAAATATATTGAAAAAATAGATAAAACATATGATTTTGATGTATATCATGGCGATTTAAATTTTTATGGAATTTGCAGTAAGTGCAAAAAAAACAATTGA